The nucleotide sequence ACATATATTGCTGATGTTACTGGACTTTGGTTTAGTACTAGCTTGCTAAGGTTTTGGAGCAACATTATCCACAACTAGTGTTGCCTCACAAAATCCAAAGCAGTCACAATCTATTTATTCGcagctatatttatttattattatatttatttatttatttatctatttattttctctgcTTTTACTATATTAACTGAaagttgtaattattatttctcagtataatttttttattaaatactgtTAATAACAAGATTTCATGTGCACAGCAACTAAAAATATATCTTTCTGCTTTATTCAACATAATTTGTCAAGTGGCAAGGACATGGGTATTTCAAAATGTACTTATTAAGACCCATGTAGTCAATGGGTGACTGGAACCCCCCTTTTTTGGTCACAAACAAGAAGCCTGTCTACACCAAGTAGATAGACACTTGGATGTATCCCTGCTGAAGTGCTTCCTGAATGTACTCCTCCCTGGCATTTTGCTCTGCAAGAGACAGGGGGTATATGTAAGTGGCCAGGGGGAGGGTCCTTGCATCAAGAAGCAGATCTGTGGTGCTTCATAGGGTTAgtgtggaggggggggggggggggcgggGCATTGGATTTGGTCTTATTGAAGACCTCTTGGAGGTCATGATACTCTGTGGGAACACTGAACAGAGAATGTGTCTCAGGGATCTCTATGGAGGTGGAGGAGCTAAGGAGCTCTGGACTGTGAAGGCAGCACTCCAGGCAGAACAGGGACTAGTAGATGAGCTGCTTGTGTGTCCAGATACTAAGCAGCCTTCTCCTCCATTACACTGAGAAATGTCACCTGAAAATTTCTCATGGATGGGCATAggcatgtttttattattaatactaagACTGTTCATCTGCACCTGTAAATGCCTCTGCTAGTCTATTGTAACAGGAATCTTATGTAGGCCTGCTACTTAGTATACAGTGATTTTTATGTAGTGTATTACAATTATATATGTAATTAGCACAAGCTGCTGCACACGAAAAACTGATTTAATATTTTGATGCTTAACCACTTCTAATAACAAGTACCAAGTTTCGTTTCTGCTCACACTACTCCTCTGGCTCAGCAACACACCCTAATCATCATTTGCGTCTTTAGGGAAATAGGCTGGCAAAATCTAAGCTGGAAGCGGCAGAAATACAAAGTAAATATCAGTAATGTGCTATGCTGTAATCAGCAGTTTGGCCATTGCAAGTCATGCACTATGTCTAATGCCATGTGTAATGAACAACTGTCATGACctgtttaaaattaataaaatgatttgtGTTATGGCATGATAAAAATCAGAAACATTGTCAATCTTTGGTATGTCTGCTACTATTTGTTGTTGCTGTCTAAAATGACTTGcatgtgtttaaatatttaaactatATCTTATGATTTTAATAGTTTGCCAGTGAAGACTGATGCATAATACTATGCATGATGTCGGCTTCTGATGAAAAGGTATATAATTGAGATCTGCATTTTATTTCGTAGATTTCTTAATTGTTAGATATTTGCTCCAACACATCACTCATATCCTTAATATTCCCAAATAAAGCAATTTCAAGACAGCAGAGATTTCTTAGAAAACCAGCTACAACTAAACTGTAAAGAATCATGTCAAGAAGAGGAGATAGTCACTTCAGAAGGTATTGATATAAAATCTTTAGCCAATATTCTGTACCAAACACAGATGTTGATCATGTTCACtgagttattatttttgttttacacAGATGCTCCTGCGCCATATGACCTTTCAGTGCAGTACATTGGGACTAATGTTGCTAGACTTAGGTGGAAATGCTTAGACAGCATATCAACATTTGAGCTGAGGTGCAACAGCAGCACATCCTCAAGCATCCAGACACTGTCACAGAATTATGCTGAAGTGTCAGGCCTGCACCCAGGCACGGAGTACACTTTTACTGTGGTTGCAGTCTCAGAAAATGGAAACCGGAGTTCAACAGCAAAAGTGTCTGCATATACAAGTAATAACCAGTCTAAAGTTCTTATAGTGACATATATATAATCCGTTTAATTTACCATGCCATTTCTACTCCAACTCTCTTTTCATTACAGTTCCAAACCCACCTGAAAGTATCAAGGTTGAGAATATCAGGAGTACATCAGTTACTCTAACCTGGCATCCACCTGCTTCCTTAGAGAAGAAATACCATGTGGTGTGTTCCCATAATGGTAGAACTGTTCACaaagaagaaacagaaactAACACACTAGTTATCAGTAACCTGTCTCCAGGAAAAAAATACTCCTTCCACATTGCAACAGTGCTTAAAAATGGCAGCACAAGCAAGACAGCTGTGTCATTTGCCCATACCCGTAAGTACATGTCTACACTTAAAAAGACTTTTTAAATTTTACGGCAACTGGCTTTAGTCCTTAaatgatttttgtttattaatagtAACCAATCTCGAGAGCTTTCTTCAGGACTTGGGGCTGAAGCAACACCTCAGTGATAAACTCTCACTGAGTACTGTACTACATATAGACAAAGGAACAGTGGCAGATGATCCAGCACAGACTCTATCAGATTTACCTTGCCTTTTCCTCAAGAAAATTATGATGGTGAATGTGACTGCACGAAGTGTCAAATGTGCTCCATCAACTGATGAGGATGAAGACATggatttgtatttgtatagtgATCTGGAGAGTTTTGTCCTCAACCAGGACTTTAGTCATAAAGTCAATCCTTTAGACATCATAACTGCACTCTTCCTTTGCTCAGACAGTTTTCTTCAACAAGAGATTGCCTTGAAAATGTCTATGTGCCAGTTCTCTGTGCCTTTACTGCTTCCTAATTGTGACACACAGCAGAGCATGCTCATGCTTTGGGCCTTAAGAGATATTGTGAAGAAATACAGACCACACTCCTTGTCTGATCCAAGAGGGTTTGTGGAAGACAGGATTGTTCTAGCTGACTTACCCTTAGTGTCCTTTGTAAGACTTGGAGACTGCAGCATTTCTAAATCTCAAATCTTGAACAAACTGCTCAGTAATCCACAGCAATATCATGACACATTTGTGCACCGTGACATGGACTGTGGAGACATCCCAAGAAAAATATCAGATGGTTTGGTGGAGATCAGCTGGTACTTAccttgtggaaataaaaacatagaCATTTTCCCAGAACCTGTGGCTATTGCAAACCTAAGAGGGGACATAAGTACATTTGATACTCAGTACTCATTCCTTTGTCAGATTTCTACAGCAGTTTTTGTGTTCTTTGACAATTTGGACACAAACTATCAGCTACTCACCAATACACATGTAAAAGCACAGTTGTTTTTGGTGGGTAATGCACACAGCAAAGCCTTCAACCTGGATTTGTTGAAAAGAACAGCTGCTGCACTGAACTTGACAAAAAGCAAGATCATTctaaagaataaacaaaatgatGCAGATTTTGTCAAGAGCCTGTGTTGTGCTGTGAGTGATGTTGTTAAAATGAAGTCAATGACTGTAGAACTTGAGAAGATGACCACAGTTGCACATGATTTTGGAATTTCAATTGATGAAGACAATAAGGAGTGccaaaatgcaaaagaaaatgcaaaggCAATCACTAGCATGATACAGGACACACTAAAGTTTAAGGAAGAACAGCTTCCTTTGCAGGGTGAGATCTGGAAGAAACTGGGAAAAATAGAGAAAGAGGAGTGTAGGCTTCGTAAAGCTGGGCATAAGAACATTCAGATGTATAAAGGTGAACTTGCTGAACAGAAGATGGAACTCAGGAAGCAGCAAAGCAGCTATGAAATGTCAATAGCTATGTCCTGCTTCATAAGTGCACTGTCAAGTTCCACTCTTGAGAGATCCTTCTTCTTGAAATGGATGCGAATGAATCTGGACAATTTATCCCGCAAGAAACTATCCGATCTGAGAGAAAAGTACAAGGAGAAATGTCAACAATCATCTGAGAAGAAGGATGAGATTGCAGAACTTGACAGGCAGATCTCAAACAGTGCTTTAGGGACTGAACACTTTTTGAGGGAAATGGGTCAGCTGTATGAAGCTGCTGTCTCCCTTCCAGAAAATCTACAATCAAGACAACAAATGCTACACTTACCCAAACTGTGTGCTGAGCTCCTGTTACAGGGATTCCCTCTTGAACTAGTTGATGGAGATGCTTCAAATATACCACTAAAGTGGATTAGTGATGTACTGAAAGAGCTTAATACTTTAGTGCAACCTAAGAATAAGTTCAGGGTAGTCACAGTATTAGGAGTGCAGAGCACAGGAAAGTCTACCCTACTAAACACCATGTTTGGGGTTCAGTTTGCAGTCAGCAGTGGAAGATGCACACGAGGAGCGTTCATGTTGATGATCAAAGTCACAGACAGCTTCAGAGAAGTACTTAACTGTGATCATTTAGTGATCATTGACACTGAGGGACTGAAATCGCCTGAGCTGGCACAGCTAGATGACAGctatgaacatgacaatgaacTGGCTACACTTGTTGTTGGACTGAGTGAcattaccatcatcaacatTGCCATGGAGAACTCTACAGAAATGAAGGACATTCTGCAGATTGTGGTGCATGCATTCCTCAGGATGAAGGAAGTAGGCAAAAAACCCATGTGTGCATTCGTACATCAGAATGTAGCTGATGTCTCAGCACATGACAAAAACATGAGAGACAGGAAGCTTCTCTTAGAGCAGCTGAATGAGATGACTGAGGCAGCAGCCAAGAtggaaaacaaagaaatgtACAAGAAGTTTACTGATGTAATGGAGTATGATCCAGAGACTGGTAACTGGTATATACCTGGGCTCTGGCATGGAAACCCACCAATGGCACCAGTGAATGCAGGCTACTCTGAAGTTGCCTTTGACTTCAAAAAGAACATAATGAACATTCTTGTAAACAAAAAGATATCTACCAACACCATTGAAGAATTTCTGGAGTGGACAAAAAGCTTATGGAATGcagtaaaatatgaaaatttCATATTCAGCTTTAGGAACAGCTTGGTAGCTGATGCATACATGAAGCTGTGCACTGAATTCCATAAATGGGAATGGTCTTTCAAAAAGGACATGTATAAGTGGTTAACATCTGCTGAAACCAGAGTGTCCAATTTTGAGATCATGAAATCACAATCTGACAAGACAAACCTCAAAGATTTACTGAGGACCCTGAAAGACGAGGCCTCCTCAGAGCTTGATAAATGGGAAAAGACCATTTTGGAAAACCTCAGCAAATACTTTGAGCAAACAGAGGGTCATGTCTATCTCGTGGAAAAGTACAAAGAAGACTTTGTGAACAGTGCAAAATCCCTTAGGAGGGAAACAGAAAACTCAGTGCTGAATAAGCTAGAGTCAGTTATTGAGATTAGGAAAGGGAAGAATAATTTGGACAACATCAAGAAAACACATACTGACAGAATGGAAAAGAAAGTCCTCAAACTTCTGGAGGAGCTCCGGAGAAATAGATGTTCAGAAAGTATGTCTGAGGAGGAACTTGACAACATCTTTGAAAACATATGGCAGGAAACACTGGAAGAATTGTCATTTAAAGGCTTGAGGAGACAAATAATATCTGACAGTGTTTTTAACCAGTTACGAATGAACATGAAACAAAAGGGAAGCTCTGTCTCTCAAAGGTTAAACAGAGGGAATCTGGATCAATACGGCAAAGAGATGTTTGTTGTTACACCGGAcaatttttttagaaaaatgttACATCATGTTTACAAATCTGAACAAACAGTGAGACTGCAAGAGATGGCAGACAGTGTCATTGACACATGTATGCAGTTAATTAATGACAAGAAAGAGGGAAAATCAGATTACCATGACACCTACATTCAGGAGATCCTACAAATAATTGATACAAAATTGACGTCATTAAAGAAATTGAATTTTTCTGCTGAATTTGAACTCTCTCTAAAGCTGCACATTTGTGCTATTTCTGCAAGAGAATTCCAGGACATGCATGACAGTTTTATTGAAGAGAACGACCCACGCAGATGCCTCAAGCAATTCAAAGAGAAGTACCGTGCTGATTTCAAAGATCTGTTCAGTAATCGTGATCAGTGTCAGAGGAAGGCTGAAGAATTCACAGATCTCTGCCTGAGCCCTGCAGTTGAGACATTCATCTGTAACTCACTGGGACTAGACATTATTGATACAATGCTGCAAGGGGAAAATGCATTTCAATTCAGCACACGTTCATTTTTTCAGTACTCTATATTAAAACAACTTCTGGATGACAATAATTTTGAGAACTATGTGGCCTACATATGTTCTTATGAACGCTTTGTTAAGGAGTGGATATTAAAACAGATTGAAGATAGATTTTCTAAAGGAAACAAACTTTTTGAGCTGGAAGAGCAGCATCTCAACGGAGCTACTATGGAGATAAAAGAGGCCATCAGAAAAGCACAACAGGAGAcagatgaaaatgaaagcaTAAAGGGATTTATTCAGAATATTTGCAGAGAGCTTGGAAAAAAACTTGTCATTCGGAATTATGCAGCAGTCATGGTTTTGAACAATGTCAAACAGGAGCAATTTGCCCACTGGCTCACACAGTCTGTGGAGGAAATGGAAGAATCACTGAAGACTAAGTTCAAGAAGGATAACATTCTGAGCAAACTGAAAACACTCAAAATCAAACCCCAGGATGAGCTGTTCAAGCGTGTATTTGGCTGCGGGAAACAGTGTCCATTTTGCAAAGCACCATGTGAAGCAGGAGGAGAAGCTCATACACATCACTCTGCTTCTGTACACAGACCTCAAGGACTTGGTTTGTACAGGTATGTGAGCTCAGAGAAATTAGTCACTAACATTTGTTCCACTGATGTGAACACTGAAGCAATGTTCAGATGCCTAGAGACCCGATATAAGTACCATCCTTATAAGAAATACAGGGAGATCTTTCCAGACTGGCACATCCCTGCAGATCCCAGCATACAGGCCTCAGACTACTGGAAATATGTGATGGCAAAATTTAATGATCAGTTTGCAGAAGAGTGTGATGCAAAACCTGCAGATATTCCCccagtgtggaaaaaaatcacaaaggaagaagcagaaaaaagtTTGAAGGAGTGTTTTAGTATCAAGTAAATACTAGTGAAAAATCATCAGGATAAGGGATTAAAGAACACTTTTGGCTTGATTTCAAAATGCTATCGGAGTCACTGGATCCTAACATTAGTACATCCCATGACAACTTAGAATCACTCATTTTAGAGGATAAATGGATGTTTTATTGTTCTAGTTTTCTAGTTCCTTTAACTTAAGAATACTAtccattttaataatatttaaaagcacaAGAATTACAATCATGTCTTTGGACATTAAACTTCACTGATTATTGATTTGTTTCCCTttaactag is from Hemibagrus wyckioides isolate EC202008001 linkage group LG07, SWU_Hwy_1.0, whole genome shotgun sequence and encodes:
- the LOC131356794 gene encoding interferon-induced very large GTPase 1-like — its product is MMSASDEKQFQDSRDFLENQLQLNCKESCQEEEIVTSEDAPAPYDLSVQYIGTNVARLRWKCLDSISTFELRCNSSTSSSIQTLSQNYAEVSGLHPGTEYTFTVVAVSENGNRSSTAKVSAYTIPNPPESIKVENIRSTSVTLTWHPPASLEKKYHVVCSHNGRTVHKEETETNTLVISNLSPGKKYSFHIATVLKNGSTSKTAVSFAHTLTNLESFLQDLGLKQHLSDKLSLSTVLHIDKGTVADDPAQTLSDLPCLFLKKIMMVNVTARSVKCAPSTDEDEDMDLYLYSDLESFVLNQDFSHKVNPLDIITALFLCSDSFLQQEIALKMSMCQFSVPLLLPNCDTQQSMLMLWALRDIVKKYRPHSLSDPRGFVEDRIVLADLPLVSFVRLGDCSISKSQILNKLLSNPQQYHDTFVHRDMDCGDIPRKISDGLVEISWYLPCGNKNIDIFPEPVAIANLRGDISTFDTQYSFLCQISTAVFVFFDNLDTNYQLLTNTHVKAQLFLVGNAHSKAFNLDLLKRTAAALNLTKSKIILKNKQNDADFVKSLCCAVSDVVKMKSMTVELEKMTTVAHDFGISIDEDNKECQNAKENAKAITSMIQDTLKFKEEQLPLQGEIWKKLGKIEKEECRLRKAGHKNIQMYKGELAEQKMELRKQQSSYEMSIAMSCFISALSSSTLERSFFLKWMRMNLDNLSRKKLSDLREKYKEKCQQSSEKKDEIAELDRQISNSALGTEHFLREMGQLYEAAVSLPENLQSRQQMLHLPKLCAELLLQGFPLELVDGDASNIPLKWISDVLKELNTLVQPKNKFRVVTVLGVQSTGKSTLLNTMFGVQFAVSSGRCTRGAFMLMIKVTDSFREVLNCDHLVIIDTEGLKSPELAQLDDSYEHDNELATLVVGLSDITIINIAMENSTEMKDILQIVVHAFLRMKEVGKKPMCAFVHQNVADVSAHDKNMRDRKLLLEQLNEMTEAAAKMENKEMYKKFTDVMEYDPETGNWYIPGLWHGNPPMAPVNAGYSEVAFDFKKNIMNILVNKKISTNTIEEFLEWTKSLWNAVKYENFIFSFRNSLVADAYMKLCTEFHKWEWSFKKDMYKWLTSAETRVSNFEIMKSQSDKTNLKDLLRTLKDEASSELDKWEKTILENLSKYFEQTEGHVYLVEKYKEDFVNSAKSLRRETENSVLNKLESVIEIRKGKNNLDNIKKTHTDRMEKKVLKLLEELRRNRCSESMSEEELDNIFENIWQETLEELSFKGLRRQIISDSVFNQLRMNMKQKGSSVSQRLNRGNLDQYGKEMFVVTPDNFFRKMLHHVYKSEQTVRLQEMADSVIDTCMQLINDKKEGKSDYHDTYIQEILQIIDTKLTSLKKLNFSAEFELSLKLHICAISAREFQDMHDSFIEENDPRRCLKQFKEKYRADFKDLFSNRDQCQRKAEEFTDLCLSPAVETFICNSLGLDIIDTMLQGENAFQFSTRSFFQYSILKQLLDDNNFENYVAYICSYERFVKEWILKQIEDRFSKGNKLFELEEQHLNGATMEIKEAIRKAQQETDENESIKGFIQNICRELGKKLVIRNYAAVMVLNNVKQEQFAHWLTQSVEEMEESLKTKFKKDNILSKLKTLKIKPQDELFKRVFGCGKQCPFCKAPCEAGGEAHTHHSASVHRPQGLGLYRYVSSEKLVTNICSTDVNTEAMFRCLETRYKYHPYKKYREIFPDWHIPADPSIQASDYWKYVMAKFNDQFAEECDAKPADIPPVWKKITKEEAEKSLKECFSIK